Genomic DNA from Candidatus Cloacimonadota bacterium:
TATAACAGATCACGTAGAGTATAATGATGATCATAACGGAATATTAGATGATCTTAGTGACGAAGATCTTAATATAGACGAAGCATTAAAAAAGACAAGAAAGGATAAGAAAAGTAGAAAGAGAATCGAAATACCTCCAGAAGAGATGAATCAGGAAGAATATCAGAAACCGAGTATCGAGGAATTTCTAACCAGTTCGGCAAAGGTTCTGGTACGCGATCGTGATGAGATGGAAGCGATCATCACCACTACAAGCCGCATATTGATAGAAAAACTGGCTCAATTTGGTGTCGAAGCTGAGGTGGTTAATGTCAATATCGGACCGATAATCACTCAGTATGAATTAAAACCTGCTCCACACGTCAAGGTTAGTCGTTTTCAGGCCTTGGCAGATGATCTCTCTTTAGCGATAAAATCGCGTTCTATCAGAGTGCAAGCACCGATACCGGGCAGAGGATTGATCGGAATAGAGGTTCCCAATAAAGAACGGGAAGTGATCTATCTCAAAGATATCATGTTAGCGGAGCAGATGGTCAGGAATCCAAGTAAGTTGGCTTTTGCACTCGGTAAGGATATAGTAGGAACACCGGTAATAGCTGATCTGGCAGGAATGCCCCATCTGCTTATTGCCGGAGCAACAGGATCGGGTAAGAGTGTTTGCATTAATTCTATTATCTGTAGTTTGCTTTTCCGCTCTACACCCGAAGAGTTACGGCTTGTCTTGATAGATCCCAAAAGGATAGAATTATCGGGGTATGAGGGGATACCTCATTTGATACAGGACGTTGTTTCCGATTCAGAAGAGGCATTAATAGTTCTTAATTGGGCAGTAAAGGAAATGGAACGCCGTTATGAACTATTACAGCATTATAATGTCCGTGACATTAACGGCTATAATAAAAAGATCAAAGAACTTGTTAGCAACGAAGAAAAGCCCTTTGAAGAGACCTTACCCTATATTGTGATAATCATTGATGAGTTTGCCGATTTGATCATGCGGTCCGGAAGAGATATAGAAATACCGATAACACGGTTAGCCCAGTTAGCGAGAGCGATAGGAATCCATCTCGTTTTAGCTACACAAAGACCTTCGATCAAGATCATCACTGGTCTGATCAAAGCCAATTTCCCGTCTCGAATAGCATTTCAGGTTGCTCAGAAAATAGATTCACGGGTTATTCTTGATATGAATGGTGCAGAAACTCTGCTCGGTAAGGGAGATATGCTCTTTATTCCGCCCACCAAGGGGCAGGCAGAACGGATTCACGGGGCTTTTGTCTCGGATAGTGACATAGAGCATTTAATAGAATATCTCCGTACACAACCTAAACCGGAACAGAAGATAGAGATAATTACTGAAAGTGAAGAGGGTGTAGAATTAGTTGACTATGATGACGAGTTATTTATTGAAGCAGCTAAGCTGGTTGTTTCTGCAGATACGGCTTCTGTATCAATGTTACAGCGTCATTTCAAGATCGGTTATGCCAGAGCCGGCAGATTGATCGATATGCTGGAAAGAGCGAAAATAATCGGTAAATATGCCGGCAGTAAATCACGTGAAGTCACTGCCACACAGGAGGTTTTGGATGCTTATGGTATCGAATAACAGGTTCATCTTATTATTGTTGATTTTTGTAGTTAGTTATGGTCTATCATCTGCGATTACTATTGATGAAGTCTATCAGCAGTTAACCGCTAAGTATGATACTATTGAATACTTTGCAGCCAGTTTTACTCAAACGAATTACTGGAAAATTCAGGATCGTCTCATGGAATCACAAGGGGAGATCTATATAGCAAATCAAAAGATG
This window encodes:
- a CDS encoding cell division protein FtsK, producing the protein MKNYKKRSYFGNIYSGVFLAIMALLFFLSIIPGEEGLESDYSILTHSGTSFFDIITLNFERVDNLIGPFGAFFGFWFFFLTGQLLSYFIIISVFLIGLVRIFFPYKREYSIKAFSIIFLGFFLNISLLTGEQAFITKSGVIVETAYDVLFRIFSNTGTAIISIALLIGFLITILGTNLVMVFLRWLGRAFVSIFDFLTLKKMPKKQDKEALKTARAAKIEQEEKGEAGKIKQDKKIAPTITDHVEYNDDHNGILDDLSDEDLNIDEALKKTRKDKKSRKRIEIPPEEMNQEEYQKPSIEEFLTSSAKVLVRDRDEMEAIITTTSRILIEKLAQFGVEAEVVNVNIGPIITQYELKPAPHVKVSRFQALADDLSLAIKSRSIRVQAPIPGRGLIGIEVPNKEREVIYLKDIMLAEQMVRNPSKLAFALGKDIVGTPVIADLAGMPHLLIAGATGSGKSVCINSIICSLLFRSTPEELRLVLIDPKRIELSGYEGIPHLIQDVVSDSEEALIVLNWAVKEMERRYELLQHYNVRDINGYNKKIKELVSNEEKPFEETLPYIVIIIDEFADLIMRSGRDIEIPITRLAQLARAIGIHLVLATQRPSIKIITGLIKANFPSRIAFQVAQKIDSRVILDMNGAETLLGKGDMLFIPPTKGQAERIHGAFVSDSDIEHLIEYLRTQPKPEQKIEIITESEEGVELVDYDDELFIEAAKLVVSADTASVSMLQRHFKIGYARAGRLIDMLERAKIIGKYAGSKSREVTATQEVLDAYGIE